AGGTCGAGAATCCGCCCGAGATGCCGAACCGCCCGGGGTACTGCCTCGCGTCGATGGGGAACTACGTGTTCCGGACCGAGGCGCTCATGGATGTACTCTACACCGATACCGGCCTCGAGGACTCGAAGCACGACTTCGGCCACGACATCCTCCCGGCGATGGTGGCCGAGGGCCTCAAGGTCTACGCGTACGACTTCATGACCAACGCGGTCCCGGGCGAGGATCCGGCCGCGCGTGGGTACTGGCGCGACATCGGGACGCTCGAGGCCTACTGGGAAGCCCAGATGGATCTCATCAGCATCCACCCGGCATTCAACCTCTACAACACGGCGTGGCCCATCCGCACGGGCGTCACGCACGACCCGCCCGCGAAGTTCGTGTTCCGTGACGCGGCCCAGGCCCGCGTCGGCATCGCGACCGACTCGCTCGTGTCGCACGGCTGCATCATCTCGGGCGGGCGCATCCACAGGAGCGTGCTCTCGGTCGGGTGCCGCATCAACTCGTTCAGCGAGGTCGAGGAGAGCGTGCTCTTCGAGAAGGTGCGCATCGGGCGCCACGCGAAGATCCGGCGCTGCATCATCGACAAGGACGTCGAGATCCCGAGCGGCATGGAGATCGGCTACGACTCCGAGGCCGACAGGCGCCGCTTCTTCGTCACCGAGACGGGCCTCGTCGTGATCCCGAAGCGCGCCAAGCTGCGCGACGACGGGTCGATGAAGGTGCTCGACATCAATGGCTGAGAGCGGGCGGCGGACGGTGTTCGTGGGCGACGTCCACGGGTGCCGACCGGAGCTCGAGAGGCTGCTCGAGCAGGTTCAATTTTCGGAGCGCGACAGGCTCGTGTTCGTGGGCGATCTCGTCGCTCGCGGGCCCGACTCGCTCGGCGTGCTCGCGATCGCACGCGCGCTCGGCGCCGTGGTCGTGCGAGGGAACCACGAGGAGCGTGTGCTCCGGGAGCTCGGCCTCGGGGCGACGTTCGGGGGCTCCCCCTCGCGCCCGCACCAAGAGATCGCCGCGCGCCTGGGCCAGGCCGACGTCGACCTCCTCCGCGAGACGCCGCTCTATCGCACCTTCGACGAACACGGGCTCACGGTGGTCCACGCGGGCATCGATCCCGAGGAGCCCCTCCACCTCCAGCGGCCCGAGACGCTCCTCTTCGTGCGGAACGCGCGCACGCCTTCGGGAAAAAAACGGCTCTGGGGCGAGGTGCACGAGGGGCCGGTCTCCTACGTGTTCGGGCACAACGCCATCGAGAAGCTCCAGCTCCACCCGTTCGCCACCGGCCTCGACACGGGCTGCGTCTACGGCGGCGCGCTCACCGCGCTCGTGCTCGGGGAGAACGAGACTCTCCCCCGCGACGTCACGGCGCGTCGCGCGAAGCTCGTGTCGATCCCCGCCGAGCGCGTCTGGTTCGATCCGCACTCGCGGGACGACTGACGAGCCGCGCATGGCGTGGCGCGGCGCGAAATAGCGCGGCGCGTCTTCTTTTCCCCTGCCACGAGGAGGCACGGAGGGCTTGCGCGTGCACGCTCGCGGCGCTAGTAACTCTCACATGAGTTACGACATGGCTCACGACGACGCCCCGGTCTCCTCCGACGATCGCCTCCTCGCCCGCGAGGCCGACGATTCCCCCGCGCGTGTCCTCACGCCGCGCCTCGGTGGCTTCTTCAGCGACGTCGTCTGGCTCGAGCCGATCGCCACGGAGCCCTCGGCGTCCACGTCCGTGGCGCGTGACGAGTAGGCTTGACGGAGGGCGCACGTCGGCGCTTTCGTGCGTAGCGTGAGCCAGACATCCTCCTCATCGACGCTCGACGACCTCCTCGCGTACCTCGGAGCCGCTCCGACGCCCTACCACGCCGTCGCCGAGACGCGGCGGCGCCTCGTCGGAGGGGGCTTCCGCGAGCTCTCGGAGCGCGAGCCGTGGGACGGCCTCGCCCCGGGTCGCTATTTCGTCGTGGCCGGGGAGACGACGCTCATCGCCTTCGTGCTCCCGCACGGTCGGAAGGTGGGCGGCTTTCGCATCGTGGGCGCGCACACGGACAGCCCCAACCTGCGCCTCAAGCCGAAGCCCGACTACACCAAAGAGGGCTACGCCCAGCTCGGCGTCGAGGTGTACGGCGGCGCGCTCCTGAACTCGTGGCTCGACCGGGATCTCGGCATCGCCGGCCGCTTGCTCGTGCGCGAGGGCGAGAGCATCGTCCCGAAGCTCGTGACCGTGGCGCGGCCCATGTGCCGCGTCGCGCAGCTCGCCATCCACCTCGATCGTGACGTGAACGACGGGCTCAAGCTCAATCGCCAAGAGCACCTCGCGCCGATCTTCGGCCTCGGCCTGGGCGACGACGTCCTCACCACGTGCGCGAAGGAGGTGGGCGTCGCGCGCGACACCGTCGTGGCCCACGAGCTCATGCTGTTCGACGTCACGAAGCCCACGCGCGGGGGCCGCTCGGACGAGCTCTTCTTCTCGGCCCGCCTCGACAACTTGGCCATGTGCCACGCGGGAACGCACGCGCTCCTTCGCGCCGTCCCCGAGGCCGAAGCCGGCAACGTCGTCCCGGTGCTCGCGCTCTTCGATCACGAAGAGGTCGGCAGCGAGAGCGTCACGGGCGCAGGCTCCGCGTTTTTGCCGCGCGTGCTCGAGCGCATCTCGATCGCCACGGGCGCCTCGCGGGAGAGCCACCTCCGAGCGCTCGCGAGCTCGCTCTGCGTCTCGGCGGACATGGCCCACGCCGTGCACCCGAACTACGACGGCCGCCACGAGCCGCGCCACAAGCCCGTGCTGAACGGAGGCCCGGTCATCAAGACGAACGCCCAACAGCGCTACGCGACGAGCGGAGAGACGGCCGCGCTCTTCCGCGAGCTCGGGCGCAAGGCCGGCGTGCCCATCCAAGAATATGCACACCGCACGGATCTCCCGTGCGGCACGACGATCGGCCCCATCACCTCGAGCCTCCTCGGCATCCGGACGGTCGACGTGGGCAACCCGATGCTCAGCATGCACTCGGCGCGCGAGCTCGGGGGCTCCGAGGACCCCGAGCTCATGGCGATGGTGATGCGCCTCTTCTTCACCTGCCACGACCCGTCGGCATGAGACCGAGTCGGGCCCTCTCGGGCGCTTCGGTGGGCGTCGTGGCGGCGCTCGTCGTGGCGCTCGGGTGCTCGAAGAAGGCCCTCTTTTCGGCGGGCGATCCGTGCCAACCGGGGCGCGTCGAGTGCGTCTCCGGGAGCGTGGCGCTCGTGTGCGGCGCCGAGGGGACGTTCGTCTCGGTGGCCTGCCGTGGCAAGGGAGGCTGCGTCGCCCAAGGGGCCCTCGCCACGTGCGATCGTTCGACCGCCGAGCCAGGCGACGCGTGCGAAGGCGACGACGGGCGATCCACCTGCACGAGCGACGCCCGACGCGCGCTCCTCTGCCGCAGCGGAAAGCTCGAGACCGCCTTCGAGTGCCCCACGTTCGACTGCCACGTCTCCGGGAAGCGTGCAGAATGCACGCGAGCCTTCGCCAAGGAGGGCGCGCCCTGCACGACGGAAGGCGACACCGTGTGCGCCGAGGACGAACGCTCGCTCCTCGTGTGCCGCGGAAAGGTCGCGGCGAAGAGCCGCCTCTGCCACGGCAAGAACGGCTGCAAAGGAGCGCGGAACCCCGCCTGCGACGACACCCTCGCGAGCCCCGGCGATCCCTGCACCCTGTCGGGCCAGATCGTCTGCTCCGAGGACGAGACGACCGAGCTCGTCTGCCAGAACGGCCGCTTCACCACGTCGCGCTCGTGCCCGAAGGCGGGCTGCCGCGTCGAGAACGCCGCGCAGAAACGGATCTCGTGCAGGTAGCCTAAGCGCCTGATTACTTTACAGTTTCGGAGCTATCCGAGGCGGGCTCCGGGGGGGCCTCGCTCGCCGAGATCCGTGCGTCGCGATCGCCGTCGAGGGCGCGCATGACGATCCCCGCGGCCACGTCGGAGGGGGGCCTCCGCGTGTGCTCGGTGATGGCGGCGCCGAGCTCGCTCGGGGTCACGAAGCCGTCGGAGTTCCGGTCGACGCGGGCGAACCCGCCGAGCTTCGACCATAGGTGACGGGCGAAGCTCTCGAGCAGCACGACCTTCACGTCCCTCCCGCTGCCGGCCGGGGGGATGGCGTCGGGCCTCTCCCTCGCGAAGTCGACGAGGGGGGTCACGTGGTCCATGCCCTCGAACAGGTTTCGCACGAGCGCGACCGTGTACGTTCGCGACGGATCGAACGGCGCGCCCGCGACGTGGGTGAGGCGCCCGTCGGGGCCGACGACCGTCCGATCGCAGACCTGGAAGAAGCTGCCCGACTCGACCGGAGCCTTGGCGCGCGAGACGGCGATGGCGCGCTCGATGACGGCCCCCGGCAAGGCGACGACGACGAGCTCGTTCGCGAACGGCACCTCGGCCTCGAGATCGCCGTAGGAGAAGGTCTCGGTGTAGTCCCTCGAGGCGCGGATCCCGCCGCCGTTGAACACGCACAGGTCGGCCCCGAGGGTGTCGCGGACCCGCGTCGCGAGCAGCTCGCCGAGGGTCGTCTGGCGGGAACGTGTGCCCTTCGACGACAGGGTGACGCCGGGCTCGATCACGAGCAGCACGGCCGACGCGAGCGCGTGGACCTTCTCTTCGTGCGAGCGCGCGCACGCGCGGACCTCGGCGACCTCGGGGTAGTCTCGCGTCTTCACGAGGGTGGCCGAGACCTCCGGTTTTCCTTTGCCGGAGGGCGGGAACGCGAGCTCGACGACGGCCGCCAAGATCGCGTCGGCGCCCGCCTTGACGAGGGTCGTGTCCGCCACCGTCTCGAGGTACGGCTGGTGATCGTGGCCCCCGAGCAGCACGGGGAACGCAAGGTCGCCGAGGGCGGCCGACGCCAGCGCCCGATCGTCGGCGACGGGTTGATGCGTGAGCGCCACGACCGTGTCGCACCCCGAAGCGCGGAGCCGCCGGGCCTCGTCGAGGGCCGCGCGATTCGCAGGCAGCACAGTGGCCGGCGCGAAGGGTGGCCTGCGGTACACGGCGCGATCGTCCATCACGACGCCGACGAGCCCGACCTTCGTGACGGCACCCGACGGCGCGCGCACCTCGACGACGTCGGACAACGGAAGGTCGGGATCGTACCCGCGGAGGTTCGTGCCGAGGAGCATCGCCCGCAGCTCGCGTGCGCGCGCCGACAGCTCGTGTGGGGGGATGTCGTCCTCGTGGTTCCCGAAGCACGCGTGTGTCACGCCGACGGCGTTCAACGTGTCGACCATGCCCGCGCCCGCGTCGAGGCTCGACAGCAGGCTAGGCGCCACGAAGTCTCCCGCGAGGGTCACGAGGAGCGTGTCGGCCGGGTCGGTCGCGCGCGCGTGCGCGACGAGCCCCGCCAGGTGCGGCAGGGCGTCGAGGACGTACACGTCGTTGATGGCGACGATGCGCAGCCTCGGGCCACGCGTGAGATCGGGCTCGGCCATGGTGCCTCGAAGCTTACCCGCGGCAGCGCACGCTCAGCGGGCGTTTTTGCAGCAGCGGAAGCCGGTCGAGTAGTCCTTGTAGGTCGCGTCGTGCGCGTCCGTTCGGTACTTGCAGCCGTCGCCGTTCTTGGTCGTGTCGAGGTAGTAGCCGCCGCGGAAGGTGCCCGCGGGATCGGACACCCACTCGTGCACGTTGCCGACCATGTCGTAGATGCCGAACGCG
The DNA window shown above is from Myxococcales bacterium and carries:
- a CDS encoding metallophosphoesterase; its protein translation is MAESGRRTVFVGDVHGCRPELERLLEQVQFSERDRLVFVGDLVARGPDSLGVLAIARALGAVVVRGNHEERVLRELGLGATFGGSPSRPHQEIAARLGQADVDLLRETPLYRTFDEHGLTVVHAGIDPEEPLHLQRPETLLFVRNARTPSGKKRLWGEVHEGPVSYVFGHNAIEKLQLHPFATGLDTGCVYGGALTALVLGENETLPRDVTARRAKLVSIPAERVWFDPHSRDD
- a CDS encoding M18 family aminopeptidase, whose amino-acid sequence is MSQTSSSSTLDDLLAYLGAAPTPYHAVAETRRRLVGGGFRELSEREPWDGLAPGRYFVVAGETTLIAFVLPHGRKVGGFRIVGAHTDSPNLRLKPKPDYTKEGYAQLGVEVYGGALLNSWLDRDLGIAGRLLVREGESIVPKLVTVARPMCRVAQLAIHLDRDVNDGLKLNRQEHLAPIFGLGLGDDVLTTCAKEVGVARDTVVAHELMLFDVTKPTRGGRSDELFFSARLDNLAMCHAGTHALLRAVPEAEAGNVVPVLALFDHEEVGSESVTGAGSAFLPRVLERISIATGASRESHLRALASSLCVSADMAHAVHPNYDGRHEPRHKPVLNGGPVIKTNAQQRYATSGETAALFRELGRKAGVPIQEYAHRTDLPCGTTIGPITSSLLGIRTVDVGNPMLSMHSARELGGSEDPELMAMVMRLFFTCHDPSA
- the glgC gene encoding glucose-1-phosphate adenylyltransferase → MTRRLEPNQVLVMILAGGEGKRLHPLTFDRAKPAVPFGGRYRIIDIVLSNFVNSGLTRIKILTQYKSASLEEHIARVWRLSPILDQFIEAIPAQQRTGKSWFRGSADAVYQCQHVITDEQPEHVCIFGGDHVYKMDVRQMLDAHATWQADATVAAIPVPKEEARQFGVIEVNAEGRIVGFHEKVENPPEMPNRPGYCLASMGNYVFRTEALMDVLYTDTGLEDSKHDFGHDILPAMVAEGLKVYAYDFMTNAVPGEDPAARGYWRDIGTLEAYWEAQMDLISIHPAFNLYNTAWPIRTGVTHDPPAKFVFRDAAQARVGIATDSLVSHGCIISGGRIHRSVLSVGCRINSFSEVEESVLFEKVRIGRHAKIRRCIIDKDVEIPSGMEIGYDSEADRRRFFVTETGLVVIPKRAKLRDDGSMKVLDING
- a CDS encoding 5'-nucleotidase C-terminal domain-containing protein, with product MAEPDLTRGPRLRIVAINDVYVLDALPHLAGLVAHARATDPADTLLVTLAGDFVAPSLLSSLDAGAGMVDTLNAVGVTHACFGNHEDDIPPHELSARARELRAMLLGTNLRGYDPDLPLSDVVEVRAPSGAVTKVGLVGVVMDDRAVYRRPPFAPATVLPANRAALDEARRLRASGCDTVVALTHQPVADDRALASAALGDLAFPVLLGGHDHQPYLETVADTTLVKAGADAILAAVVELAFPPSGKGKPEVSATLVKTRDYPEVAEVRACARSHEEKVHALASAVLLVIEPGVTLSSKGTRSRQTTLGELLATRVRDTLGADLCVFNGGGIRASRDYTETFSYGDLEAEVPFANELVVVALPGAVIERAIAVSRAKAPVESGSFFQVCDRTVVGPDGRLTHVAGAPFDPSRTYTVALVRNLFEGMDHVTPLVDFARERPDAIPPAGSGRDVKVVLLESFARHLWSKLGGFARVDRNSDGFVTPSELGAAITEHTRRPPSDVAAGIVMRALDGDRDARISASEAPPEPASDSSETVK